The following is a genomic window from Bacteroidota bacterium.
CCTGCATGAAATCCTGATGAAATGCCCGCGTGTCGTCGTTGTGTACATACCTGAGCGCGTAGTTGAGATTGTCCACCTCATCGCTTGAAGGTGATGCGGATGTAAAGACAAGCCGCCGTTGCAATTCTCCGGCTGTGTTGTCGGCAAAGAGCAGGAAGAGAACTTTGAAATTAATCTCAACCCAATCCTTTTCATAGAACCGGAGAAGCTGCTGTTGTTCAATTGTGGTCGGGGGCTTCATCAGAAAAGTTCCATCACCCAGAAATATCGCCGCAACGACCCGTCCGTCAACGGGTTTGCACAGGAAGATGCGCCCCCGCTGAAGATGGAAATGTCCGACATCGCGACTGAAGGTGAAATCGGCGACCTCGGCACTTTGGGATTCGTCCGGTTGAAGGCCGATGAGTTGATCGTACAGCCTGTCGTACTCGGTCGGTTGGATTTGGGATGATTGAGCCGCCGATACAACATCGTTGCAGGCAAGCGACAAGAGTAGGATCAGAAGTGTGCGCAGTATTGCCATTGTGGTTCTCCCTTGAATCAGAAAGGTTGGCGGAATAAGTCAACTCACAACATCATATCCTCCGTGTTTGCATCGCAATCTCATACAACCTCATATACTTCTTCGCCGAGGCATCCCACGACAGGTCGGCGTTCATGCCGTTCATCATCATCTGGTGCCAGACCGGCTTGTTCGTCCGGTACATGGTCACTGCGCGCCAAACGGCATCGTTCAGCGCATAGCCCGCCGCGTCGTTGAAGGAAAAGCCGTTCCCTTCGTTGCTGCCGTACGATTGATACTCGTGCCAGTCGTGCACTGTGTCCGCAAGTCCGCCGGTTTTTCGGACGATGGGAATGGTGCCGTAGCGCAGACTGTACATCTGGTTCAAGCCGCACGGTTCGTAGCGCGAGGGCATCAGGAACATATCGGCGGCGGCTTCGATCAGGTGGGCAAGCTCGTTGTTGAAACCGATGTAGGTCCAGACTTTATGCGGCAATGCGTGATGGATTGCCGAGAACATGCGTTCGTACCGCTCTTCTCCTGAGCCGAGAATCACCCATTGGGCGTCAAGTTCCATCAGACTGTTGAATGTTTCGGCGATCAGATCGAAGCCTTTTTGCGCCACGAGTCGTGACACAATCCCGATAAGAGGCCGGTCGGTGTCGTACGGCATGCCGACTTTTTCGAGAAGAAATTTCTTGTTGAGATATTTCCCGCCCAGATTTTCTTTCGAATAGTGGTGGGGAAGATGCGGATCGGTTTCAGGATTCCAGACGTCCGTGTCGATGCCGTTGAGCACGCCGTGCAGATCTTCGCGACGCAGCACAAGGTAACCCTCCATTCCCGCGCCGTACTCCGGCGTGAGAATCTCGTGCGCGTAGGTGTCGCTCACTGTGCTGATGATTTCGGCGGAGAGGATTCCCCCCTTCATCATGGATACGCCGCCGAACATCTCCAGCGCGCTGAACCGGTCCGGCCGGATCTCCGCAATATCCATCACCGACTTGCCGAACAATCCCTGGTACCCGATGTTGTGAATCGAATAAAGCGTCGCCGTGCCGTCGAACATTCTATCCCAACTGTAATTGTCTTTGAGAAGCAACGGCAGCAGGCCGGTTTGCCAGTCGTTGCAGTGAATAACGTCGGGCGCCCATTGCAGTCGCTGGAGTGTTTCGATGACAGCCTTCGAGAAGAGAATGAACCTTGCATCTTCATCGAAGTCGTTCGTATAGATTCTCCCCCGATGAAAGAAATGCGGACAATCGATGAAATAGACCGGTACATCCGAGCCGGGAAGGTTCGCCCGCGATACGTGCACAGGCCAGGCAACACCCGCGACGCGTACCGGTATCTCGCCTATGGCGTACTCGTAATGCAAATCGTATTTCGTTTCGTCGATGGTGTTGTATTTCGGAAGGAATACTTTGACGTCACAGCCGAGTTTGCGCAAATACTTGGGCAGCGCGCCGGTAACGTCCGCGAGTCCGCCCGCTTTGGCAAAAGGCACACATTCGGATGCGGCGATGGCGATGTTCATGGCAACGACTGGGCAGTTGAATGATGGGTTGTTTGGGCTCAATATACTGACGGGGAGCAGAAAAGCAAACCGTCTACCGACTCAGTTCTTCTTCCACCTCCTCAACTTCGGTATATACTCGTTCGCCATCGCGCCAGCTTTCTCCGCAGGTATGTTCATCTGCTTCGTCATGTAGTCAACGGAAAGTTGCATCATCCCTTCCATCGTCAAGTCGGGCGTTGTAAACGCGCCGTTCGCGTAGCAAATGTGGCAATACTCGCGAGTCGTCGAGCCGTCGACTTCTGTTCCGAGATTTCCAAATTGTTCCGAAAGAGGCATGCCGCAACTCTGGCACCGTAGTTTATCATCCATTCCAATCTCCTTCTCTCATTAATAAGAATATTCCACAATCGGGTTCAATCTACCGGATTAGCTCTCCACTCGCAACCCGAAACAGGCCAAAATTCCTTGAAACTCACCCCTCTTTTCGTTACCATAGTAAGCCTAAAACCATCAGAAGTCCTTTCATTTTCAACTAATTACGGAGTTTCAGTGGCTATGCATTTCTTCAACAAGCTCGCACTTGTGGGCTGTGTCGTGATTGGTGCAGTTGTGCTGTTCGGATGCTCACCAAAACCGGGGGAACTTGTTGTCGCAAAAGTGGGCAACAAACCGATCTTACTCAAAGAATACGAAGAACTGTACTTGAAGAGCAGCGGCAGTGTAGATCAGGCCTCGGCGTCAACCCAGGAGGAGCGTGAGAAGTTTCTGGATTTGATGACGAAATTCAAACTGAAGCTTGCCGACGCGTATGATCAGGGGCTGGACAAGCAGCCTGAGATTCGCAGCGAAATCAACCAGTACAAGGGAAGCCTCGTCGCATCGTACCTCACTGAGAGGGAAGTCACCGCCCCGGGAATCAAAAAACTGCACGAAGCCCGGCAAACGGAAGTCCGTGCCAGCCACATCCTCCTCTCGCTCGCCCCCGGCGCAGCGCCGAGCGATTCGGAAGCGGTATTCAAGAAAGCGTACGAACTTATCGGTCTGCTGAATACCGGAGCGTCGTTCGAATCGCTTGCCGTTGCGCATTCCAACGACCCGTCGGTGCACCAGAACAAGGGCGATCTCTATTTCTTTACCGCAGGCCGGATGGTTCCCGAGTTTGAAGAAGCGGCGTTTGCACTGAAGACGGGCGAGTTGACGCAAAAGCCGGTGCGCACGCAATACGGCGTACATATCATCAAGTGCACGGGACGCCAGCCGGCGTCGGGAGAAATCAAAGCAAGCCACATTATGATCCGGTTTCACAGCCAGGAACCTTCTCCCGAAGACACGCTCGAAGCATACAAGAAGATCAGCCAGATTCGTGACAGCCTGCTTGCAAAGTTCGATTTTGCCGAACTTGCAACACGCAACTCGGAAGACCCCGGTTCCGCCCCCCGCGGCGGCGACCTCGGATGGTTCGGCCGCGCCCGATGGATCCAGCCGTTCGACGAAGAGGCATTCAAACTGAAGCCGGGCGAAATTTCGGGAATCGTCCGCACGATCTACGGATATCATCTCATTAAATCCTACGAGACACGACAGACAAAGCCGTACGCCGAGGCGAAAAAGGAACTGCAGCAAGTATATCAGCAAACGCGTTTCCAGCAGGACTACCAGAAGTTCCTGGGCAAGCTGAAGGCGGAAACACAATTCAGTATGGATGAAACCGCGCTAAACCTGTTCGTTGTGTCGTTTGATTCACTCAAGACAACACGCGACAGCGCCTGGTACAGCACGCTTGAGCCGGAATTAGGCAAGCGGCCTCTCATCCGCTTCGGCCAACGTACGGTTTCGTGCGACAGTATCGTTTCGATCATGATTCTGCGGCCCGATATGACGAGCGTGCCCCTGAATTCCCATTCGTTGCGCCAACAAGTCGAGAAGATCGCGGAACAGCTTGTGTTTCAGGTAAAGGGCGAAACCATCGAACAGACATATCCGGAGTTCGCCTCCATCATGAAAGAATACACGGACGGCATTCTGTTGTATCAGATTGAGCAGGACAGGGTTTGGGGAAAGGTTGCGGTGAACGACACGGTTCTTCAGAGTTATTTCAACGCCAACCGCGATAACTTCGTGTGGCCCGATCGCGTTGACTTCACCTCCGTCTCAACGTACAGCGACTCGCTCGCCAATCTGATTCATGAAAAGCTGAAAGCCGGAAAAACGCTCGAGCAAATATTTGCCGAAGACTCCGCACGAATGAAGATGCCGACTTCCTTCAGAGTGGCGTTTGCAAAAGGATCGGCAGCCCTTACTCCGTCTGCACTCAAGACTCTGGTTGCTGTGGCCGCCGAACTCAAGAACGACGCCGTGCTGACCCTCTCCCTTGCCGCGCAGCCGGATACATCAAAACGAAAGGCGCAGGAGGAGAGACTTGCCAATCAACGTCTCGATGCAGTCAAGAACCAATTCACGAGAAAGCTGGGCGTTGATCCGGAACGGATCCAGACCTGGGTACGGCCGTTGGCTGATCATATTACCGACCCCGCCGACAGAAACCGTGCACTGACAACAGTCAGCATCGACATCATCAACCGCCGCCCGTGGATTGTCGGTGGAATTGATCATCAGGTTCAGGCGGTACGGACGGATGAGCGGACAATGAAGGCGGATTCTCTTGCAGAAGGCGCTTACTCCGGGCCGTTCAGCTATCGCGGAAACTTCACCATCGTCCGCTTGAACAAGAAAGAACCCGCCCGGCAGAAAACGTATGAAGAGGCCGGCACGGAAGTGTCGAGTTCGTTCCAGGAATATGAATCGAAGCGTTTGGAGAAAGAATGGCTTGACGGACTTCGCAGAAAATATCCCGTTGTCGAACATAAAGAGGCATTGCAGAACGCGTTTGCCCGGGTCCAACCATAGTGTTGCCATGCTGTTGCTCGCCACTGTGTTCGTTTCCTGCTCGGAACAGCGGCCCGTTGATGAGTATGTTGCCCGCGTCGGACAGGCGACGCTGACGCAGAAGAACGTTGAGGAGAATGCCGGCGGGCAACCGGAACATCTCGTGCGGCAGTACGTCAGCAACTGGGTGATGTCGGAGATTCTCTTTCAGGAGGCGCAGCGGAGAGGGTTCGCCACATCGGAGGCGGTGATGCGGCAGGCCGGGGAGGCAAAGAGGCAGTTTGCCATTACTGCCTATCTCGAGCAGGAGGTTTACAGCGACGAACCGTCGGCAATTCGCGACAGCGATCTGCAACACGAGTTCACCTCCAACGCCGAATCGTACCGTCTGCCCAACGACGTTGTCAAGATGAGCTTTGCCGTCTTCGACGAGCGGGATGAAGCAAACGCATTCAGATCCAAAGTTCTTCGCGGCGCGCGATGGGAGGACGCAGTACAATCGGTCCGCAGCGACGAGGGGCAAAGCCGCCATCTGCTCCGTGTCGCCACCGGCGAGTACTTTACCCAGGCAGTCCTGTACCCCGAGGAACTCTGGAAGATTGCCCGTGCGTTGAGTAAAGAAGATATCTCGTACGTCGTGCGGACGAATGCGGGGTATTGCGTTGCTGTTGTCCATGATGTAAAACGGCAGGGCGAATTGCCCCAGTTTGACTATGTGAAAGAAGAAATCCGGCAGCGGCTCGCCATGAAACGGCGGAACGAGAAGTACGCAAAACTGCTGGACCAACTGCGCGCAAAGTATGAGGTCGATGTCCGGCTCGCAGCCGGCGATACAACAAGAGGAAACGTCAATGAAGAATGATGGGAAGAGGAATGTGATTATGAAAACGTGGTTGCCGGTTCTGTTTCTTGCATGCTTGGTGGCTGTTGCAGAGGCGCAGGTACTGGACCGCATCGTTGCCGTTATCGACAAGGAAATGATTCTTGAATCCGAGTTGAACGCCCAAACCCAGTTCTTCATTACCACCAACAAACTCGACCCCAATACGCCCGGATTACGTGAGCAAGTTCTCCAATCCATGATCAACGAAAAGCTGATTCTGGCCAAAGCGATTGAAGACAGCGTGACAGTCTCGGAAGACGAAGTCACACAACAACTTGACGCCATTGTGCGGCAGCGCGTACAGGCGGCGGGTTCGGAGCAACGTCTGGAAGAACTGTACGGCATGCCCATTTCCCGCATCAAGCGCGAATATCGGGATGAGATGAAAAAGAACCTCCTCTCCCAACGGTTGCAGCAGCAACGATTCGGCGGCTCGCAAATCAGCCGTCTCGAAGTGGAGGAATTCTTCCGCACGTACCAGGATAGTTTGGGGGAAGTGCCCGAGGAAGTGGAACTGGCGCATATTTTCGTGCGCCCGAAGTTCGGCGAGACGGAGAAGGCGGAATCATACGGAAAAATGAAATTGCTGCTCGACAGCATCAAGGCGGGAGTTCCGTTCGAAGATCTTGCGCGGCGGCATTCGCAGGATCCCGGTTCCGCGGCGCAGGGGGGAGAATTGGGGTTTGTCCGCCGCGGCTTGTTTGTGAAGGATTTTGAAACTGCTGTGTTTTCTCTGAAAGAGCAGGAAGTGTCGGGAATTGTCGAAACGGAATTCGGCCTCCACATCATCCAGTTGTTGGAACGGCGAGGCGACGCGGTTCATGCGCGCCACATTCTGATGCGCATCGAGCGAACCGAAGCGAGCGACGATTCGGCGAAGGCATATCTCAACGGCCTGCGCACACGGATTCTTGCCGGCGAGAGCTTTGCCGAGATCGCAAGAAAATTCTCGGAAGACAAAGAAACGGCAAGCATCGGCGGAAACCTCGGCACGTTCGAGCTTGAGCAACTCCCGAAAGAACTCTATCCCGTTGTCTCACCGTTGAAGAGCGGCGAGATCAGCGAGCCGGTACGGATTCCCGTCGGTACGCAGTACGGCTACAGCATTGTGTGGGTACGGGAACGAACCCCCGAACACAAAGCCAACCTCGATCAGGACTACAAGCGCATCGAGATTGTTGCAAGCAACTACAAGCGGCAGAAGGATTACGCCGCATGGCTCGAGTCGTTGCGCAAGAGTATTTATTGGGAGTCGCGGTTGTAAAGGACATTATCAGAAACAAGGAAGCGGGGAATACGACTTTGGCTAATATATCGCCGGTGAAGCAAGTCAATGATGTTGATGCAGCAAAACAGTTACAGCAATCCTACGACGCCCTCCGCAAAGAAATCGCCAAGGTTATCGTCGGGCAGGATAAGATTGTCGAGCAGTTGCTGATTTCCCTGCTCGCCCGCGGGCACTGCCTGCTCGTCGGCGTGCCGGGTCTTGCCAAAACGCTTCTCATCCGGACGTTGGCGCAGGTTCTCGATCTCTCGTTCAACCGCATCCAATTCACTCCCGACCTGATGCCGAGCGACATCACCGGCACGGAAATCATCGAAGAGAACACCTCAACAGGCGGCAAGACGTTCAAGTTCATCCAGGGGCCGGTGTTCGCCAACATCGTCCTCGCCGACGAAATCAACCGCACGCCTCCGAAAACACAGGCGGCGTTGCTCGAAGCGATGCAGGAACACCGCGTAACGGCGGCGGGCAAAACCTACACGCTGCAGGAGCCGTTCTTCGTTCTCGCAACACAAAACCCCATCGAACAGGAAGGAACATATCCCCTCCCCGAAGCGCAACTCGACCGGTTCATGTTCAATCTGTGGCTCGATTATCCGTCGCAGAACGAGGAAGTACAGATCGTGAAAACCACCACCAGCCAGGCAACGGCAACATTGAACCACGTGTTGTCGGGAGCCGAAATTTCCGCGTATCAAGATTTGGTGAGAAGAGTGCCGGTTGCGGACAACGTGATCGAATTTGCCGTGCGGCTTGCAACGCGAACACGCCCGAAAACAGATGACGCGCCGAAGTTTATCAAGGATTGGCTCAGTTGGGGCGCGGGGCCGAGGGCGTCGCAATACATGATCCTCGGAGCAAAAACACGCGCCATTATTGCGGGCAAACACACACCGGATATCGACGACGTGCGGGCGATGGCGGCGCCGGTGCTGCGTCATCGCATTGTCCCGAACTTCAACGCGGAAGCCGACGGCGTCTCGACCATTGATATCGTCGAACGGCTCGTCAACGAAACACCTTAATCAACGATTACCGGTTACGGATTACAGACGTTTCCGTAATCCAGAATCAGTAATCCGACATCATGCCCGATATCAGCCTCAGTTTCACATCTTCAGCGTTCATCGTTCTTCTCCTCGTTCTCATTGCGGTCGCGATATCCATTCTGTTCTACCGCCGGACAGTTCCGCCGGTGCCTCCTGCAAAACGCTATCTGCTCATCGCCCTTCGGGCCGCCGCCCTTTCGTTGTTGCTGATTTTCCTGTTCGAGCCGCTGCTTCGTCTTATCACCACATCCACCCAAAAGCCGGTTCTTGCTGTTCTTGTTGATAACAGCAAGAGCATGACGATCAACGACAACGCCGGGGACAGGCTGGCGCAAGCGCGTAGCATCCTCTCGAACAACGCACTCCGTGAGGCAAGTGGAAAGGGTGAGGTACGCTACTACGCCTTCGGGACTCGTACGAAGCAGAATGAGGAGACGGACTCACTCCGGTTTGATGACGACGCAACGGATATGATTGCCGCGTTGAGAATGGTTGCGGAGGAGAAGGAACGGCTTAACATCGGCGCGGTGGTGATGCTGACAGACGGCAGCTACAATCTCGGCCAGAATCCCGTGTACGAAGCGGAACACCTCGGCATTCCGCTCTTTACAATCGGTGTTGGCGATTCAACTGAACAGAAGGATGTTCTCATCACAAAAATCGTTACGAACGATCTCGTGTACAACGAAACCGAAGTGCCGGTTGACGTGACGATCAAGAGTTCCGGGTATGCGAACGAGAAGGTGGAAGTGATTCTCTCCGACGGGACACGGGAGTTGGGCAGAACGCAGGTTGTTCTGCAGGAGGGAACGCGGGAATACAGCGTCCGTCTCACCTACACGCCGGAAGGTGAAGGTGTGAAGAGATATACAGTCCGCATTTCTCAACTTCCGGGTGAACTGACAACGGCAAACAACCAGCGGACATTTCTTGCGCGCATACTCAAAAGCAAGTTGCGCGTTCTTTTGCTTGCCGGTACGCCCTCCCCGGATCTTTCCATCGTCAAACAGACGCTGAGCGAGGATAGGAACATTGATGTTCTCTCCCTCACCCACAAATCTCCTTCAGTATTCTACGAGCGCCCGCTGACATCGCAACTGCTCGACTCATCAGATTGCATTGTGCTGATAGGATTTCCGATTGCCGGCGTCGCAGACGCAACAATGGAAATGACCAGGGCGTCCATCGAAAGGAAGGCAACGCCCTTGTTCTTCATCAACGGCAGGTCTGTTGACAGCCGGAAGCTTGCGCCGCTCAGTCCGTTGTTGCCGTTTTCAGACGCCAACCCCGTGCAGAATGAACAACTCGTCTTCATTGAACCTGCAGCAGCGCAACGAAACCACCCGATCCTCGCCACGAATACGGAGGAAGGAATAGCGAGCTGGAGCCGTTTACCTCCCATCTACAGATTGCAGACAGCTTACAGAATAAAATCGGAGGCGACAGTTCTTGCAACCGTCAAGATCAATAACATTGTACTGAACGAGCCGCTTATCGCAATCCGCAGCGTGAACCGGCAGAAGTCGATGGCAATACTCGGCTACGGCATCTGGCGCTGGCGGTTGATGGCACAGGGAAATCCGCAGACGGAAAAACTCTTCGCCACATTCCTCTCCAACAGCATCCGCTGGCTCAGCACACGTGACGACAGTCGTCCGGTGAAGGTCACTCCGTTGAAGCCTGAATTCTCCCAGGGCGAGCCGGTGGAGTTTGTCGGACAAGTGTATGACGCGAGCGCCAATCCGGTGGAGAATGCGCAAGTGAAGGTCGCGGCGGAACACGAAGGCAAGCAGTTCGAGACCACCCTTCGCCCCATCGGCAATGGAAGATATGAAGGGACTCTCGAAGGACTCGACAAGGGCGACTACACATTCAAGTCCGTTGCAACAATTGACGGACAGGCATTAGGCGAAGATCGGGGAAGATTCACGGTCGGCGAACTTGACTTGGAGTTTCAGGATACACGCATGAATGTGCAGTTGTTGCGCCAGCTTGCAGCCCGAACAAACGGCGAATTCCTTCTTCCCTCGCAAATATCCGGACTTCCCTCCCGCATCAACTCGCTTGCATCATTTGCTCCGCGGGAAGTGCATGATGCGCGTGAGTTCGAATTGTGGAATTGGAAGTACATGCTCGCGCTTGTTGTTCTTCTGTTTGCCGTTGAGTGGTTTGTGAGAAAACGAAGCGGCATGCTGTAGTTGATACTGCGCGGAAGTTTTCCTACTTTCTTCCTGAGGTCACTGTATGAGAAATTTCGGACGGCTTGTTCGAGCATGGCTCAGCGGCAGGTACAGGGTGTTTCCCTGGCGAAGCCTGTTTGTATTCATCCTCGTCGCCCTCTACGCCGTCAATCCGTTTGACATCATTCCTGATTTCATTCCCTTCGTTGGCGTAATCGACGATGCAGCCATGCTGGCCTTTCTCATCCGTTCATTGATGAAGGATGTGGAGAAGTTCCTGGACTGGGAGAATGCAACGCGATCCGGCAAGGATGTGGTTGACGCGGAATTCGAAGTAGTCAGTGAAGATGGTGGAACAGTCAAAGGAAAGCTGAAATCATAGCTTCTGAGTATTATGCTGGAGGCAGAAAAAGCCCGCTCCATTTCTGAAGCGGGCTTTTTATTGTCGATCAGCATTTTTACGGCTTGGTATGAAAGACAAGATGAAAGTCCTGTTCAAGGGTGTCTCCGTCATAGTCGTGCATGCTGCGAAAGAGAGTAAGAGTGTACGTTCTGTACGGCTCAAGATTGTACACAAGGAGGCACATTCCCTTTTTCATGGGCGGGCGGCAGTTGATGAAATAGCAGCCATCCGAGACTTGTGCCGGTGAACTGACACTGAAGTACAGTTCTTGGAGAACGGGAATGTAATCGTTCAATGAGAAGTTGCAGAAGATGTGGCTTTCGCCCCGAAGGCTGACCGTATCACTATGCTGAATGCTTGTCCAGAGTACGCGCAGCGGGGCGGGATTCGGCTCAACAGTAAAGCGAAGTACAACCGAATCTTTCAGCATCCTCCCGGATGTATCCAGAAGACCCCGGGGAATCACGACCTCTACTGTTCTCTCCGCCTTCCAGAGCAGGGCTTGATACTTTGCAATACTCAGATTCCGGCAAACAAGATCTATGCAAGCCCCCGTTGCCACCGTGTCATCGACATATCGGGAGCTGATCTTGTCAAGTTCCTCACTGGAGACTCCGTAGTTGAACTGCACGAGGACGGGCGTCCCTCGCTCAACCCACACGCTCCCGTTAGCCGGCTGGATGGATACAATCTCCAGGAACTTTGATTCTTCCTGAATCGGAGGCCGGACATTCTCTTCCTTGCAAGCGGTGATGCAGAGCGCAAGGAGAAACGCTGGAAGCAAACTGTATGATCTCATCTCAAAGTTCTCCACGAAGTATACAGAGCACAAGGAACTCGAAATCAGACGAAAAGCCCGCTCCATTTCTGAAGCGGGCTTTTTATTTCACAGCGTGTTACTCGTACACCGTCTCGAGTCGGGGCGATACCTTTCCCAACCGTTCGGTACCTTCTCCGCCGGGCTCCTGCGCATCGCGCACGGCCATTGCGGCCACGTTCACAATATCCGCAACTTCATTGCCGGGAATGAGCAGATAGACGGGCTTCCGCATACCAATCAGCATGGGGCCGTAGAGTTCAGCTCCGCCTAACTTCGCCAGCAGCTTGTAGGCAATGTTCGCCGATTCGAGGTTCGGCATCACAAGCAGGTTAGCGCCGCCCTTCAATGTGCTGAACGGATACAGCGATTCGATGATCTCGGGAGACACAGCGGTATCCGCCATCATCTCACCATCAACCATCAATTCCGGCGCACGCTTCTTCACGAGCTCTGCCGCCTTCGCCATTTTCATAGCCGAAGGATGCTGTGTACTGCCGAAGTTGCTGAACGAAAGCATCGCAATCCGCGGCACGATGTCAAAACTGCGGACTTTGTCCGCTGCGAGAATGGCAATCTCGGCAAGCTGTTCGGCCGTCGGATCGAAATTCACCGTTGCGTCGGCGATGAACCGGACGTCGTTCTTGAAGATGAGCATGTACATGCCGGCAATAGTACTGATACCGGGCTTTGGCTTGATAATCTGGAGTGCGGGACGGATCGTCTCGGGATAGTGTTGCGTCAATCCGGCCACAAGTCCATCGGCGTCGCCGGTGTTCACCATCATCATGCCGTAGTCAATGGGGCGCTGGAGATGGTTGCGAGCGTCCTTCAGCGTCATGCCTTTGCGTTTGCGCATGTCGTAGAACTTGCTCACGTACTCGTCGAATTTTTGTGCATGCAGCGGATCGACAACTTCCACGCCTTCCAGATCGAGATCGAGCATTTTGATTTTCTCAGCGATCGTCTCTTTGTTTCCGAGCAGAATCGGCTTTGCGATTTCCTCGTCGAGAATAATCTGGCTTGCGCGCAATACCTTCTCTTCCATTCCTTCCGGAAATACGATCCGTTTCGGCGCTTTTTGTGCCTTATGAATTGTGGCGCGCATGATTTCCTTGCCGCGTCCGAACCGGCTTTCGAGCGAGTCGCGATATGCGTCGAGGTTCTCGATCGGTTTGCGGGCAACGCCGGTTTCCATTGCCGCCTTCGCAACAGCCGGGGCTTCCCACAACAGAACACGCGGATCGAGCGGCTTGGGAATAATATATTCGCGCCCGAACTTGATCGGCTTGCCGCCGTATGCTTTGATGACGGAATCGGGAACATCTTCTTTGGCGAGGGACGCCAGCGCATGTGCCGCCGCAAGTTTCATTTCGTCGTTGATGGCACTTGCCATGCAATCGAGGGCGCCGCGGAAAATGAACGGGAATCCGAGAACGTTATTCACCTGGTTCGGATAGTCGGAGCGGCCTGTTGCCATGAGAACGTCGCTGCGTGCTGCAAGCGCATCTTCGGGCGTAATTTCGGGATCCGGATTTGCCATCGCGAAGATGATGGGATTATCCGCCATGCTCTTGACCATTTCCTTCGTGACAACGCCCTTCACGGAAACGCCCGCAAACACGTCGGCACCTTTCATTGCGTCTTCAAGCGTCCGTGCGTCGGTTTCAATGGCGAAGAATTCTTTGTAGGGATTCATTCCGTCTTTGCGTCCCTTGTACACAACGCCCTTCGTATCGACGAGAATCAGATTCTCCCGCTTCACACCCAACGTTACATAGAACTTTGCGCAGGCTATTCCTGCCGCGCCCGCGCCGCTGAATACCACCTTCACGTCTTCGAGCTTTTTGCCGACAAGTTCCAACGCGTTCAGCAATCCGGCTCCGGAGATGATCGCCGTTCCGTGCTGATCATCGTGGAACACCGGGATGTTCATTTGCTTCTTCAACTCTTCTTCAATACGGAAACATTCCGGCGCCTTGATGTCTTCCAGATTGATACCGCCGAATGTCGGTTCCAGC
Proteins encoded in this region:
- a CDS encoding MoxR family ATPase, giving the protein MARVVAQEYLLGVAVVKDIIRNKEAGNTTLANISPVKQVNDVDAAKQLQQSYDALRKEIAKVIVGQDKIVEQLLISLLARGHCLLVGVPGLAKTLLIRTLAQVLDLSFNRIQFTPDLMPSDITGTEIIEENTSTGGKTFKFIQGPVFANIVLADEINRTPPKTQAALLEAMQEHRVTAAGKTYTLQEPFFVLATQNPIEQEGTYPLPEAQLDRFMFNLWLDYPSQNEEVQIVKTTTSQATATLNHVLSGAEISAYQDLVRRVPVADNVIEFAVRLATRTRPKTDDAPKFIKDWLSWGAGPRASQYMILGAKTRAIIAGKHTPDIDDVRAMAAPVLRHRIVPNFNAEADGVSTIDIVERLVNETP
- a CDS encoding NADP-dependent malic enzyme, encoding MIRKQDALDYHSQGRKGKIEVTITKSCATQRDLSLAYTPGVAEPCREIAANPADVYKYTAKGNLVAVISNGTAVLGLGDIGAAAGKPVMEGKGVLFKRFADIDVFDIELDTHDPEEIIKIVKALEPTFGGINLEDIKAPECFRIEEELKKQMNIPVFHDDQHGTAIISGAGLLNALELVGKKLEDVKVVFSGAGAAGIACAKFYVTLGVKRENLILVDTKGVVYKGRKDGMNPYKEFFAIETDARTLEDAMKGADVFAGVSVKGVVTKEMVKSMADNPIIFAMANPDPEITPEDALAARSDVLMATGRSDYPNQVNNVLGFPFIFRGALDCMASAINDEMKLAAAHALASLAKEDVPDSVIKAYGGKPIKFGREYIIPKPLDPRVLLWEAPAVAKAAMETGVARKPIENLDAYRDSLESRFGRGKEIMRATIHKAQKAPKRIVFPEGMEEKVLRASQIILDEEIAKPILLGNKETIAEKIKMLDLDLEGVEVVDPLHAQKFDEYVSKFYDMRKRKGMTLKDARNHLQRPIDYGMMMVNTGDADGLVAGLTQHYPETIRPALQIIKPKPGISTIAGMYMLIFKNDVRFIADATVNFDPTAEQLAEIAILAADKVRSFDIVPRIAMLSFSNFGSTQHPSAMKMAKAAELVKKRAPELMVDGEMMADTAVSPEIIESLYPFSTLKGGANLLVMPNLESANIAYKLLAKLGGAELYGPMLIGMRKPVYLLIPGNEVADIVNVAAMAVRDAQEPGGEGTERLGKVSPRLETVYE
- a CDS encoding DUF1232 domain-containing protein, which translates into the protein MRNFGRLVRAWLSGRYRVFPWRSLFVFILVALYAVNPFDIIPDFIPFVGVIDDAAMLAFLIRSLMKDVEKFLDWENATRSGKDVVDAEFEVVSEDGGTVKGKLKS